Proteins encoded by one window of Elaeis guineensis isolate ETL-2024a chromosome 12, EG11, whole genome shotgun sequence:
- the LOC105055575 gene encoding ruBisCO large subunit-binding protein subunit alpha has protein sequence MATANAISSASILRSPCQPQGLRRVNPGQRPRQMVVRAKAKEIAFDQTSRSSLQSGVEKLANAVGVTLGPRGRNVVLDEFGNPKVVNDGVTIARAIELADPMENAGAALIREVASKTNDTAGDGTSTASVLAREIINFGLLSVTSGANPVNIKKGIDKTVQGLVEELERKARPVKGRGDIKAVASISSGNDEFVGDMIADAIDKVGPDGVLSIESSSSFETTVEVEEGMEIDRGYVSPQFVTNPEKLTVEFEIAKVLVTDQKISTIKEIIPLLEKTTQLRAPLLIIAEDVTGEALATLVVNKLRGVLNVAAIKAPGFGERRKAILQDIAILTGAEFQAKDLGMLIENTSVEQLGTARKVIISQNSTTIIADTATKDEIHARIAQLKKELAETDSVYDSEKLAERIAKLSGGVAVIKVGAATETELEDRKLRIEDAKNATFAAIEEGIVPGGGAALVHLSTSVPAIKDKLEDPDERLGADIVQKALVAPSALIAHNAGVEGEVVVEKIRDSEWEVGYNAMTDKFENLVEAGVIDPAKVTRCALQNAASVAGMVLTTQAIVVEKPKPKAPAAAPPQGLAI, from the exons ATGGCGACGGCGAATGCGATCTCCTCGGCGTCCATTCTCCGCTCCCCTTGCCaa CCGCAGGGCTTGAGGAGGGTGAACCCGGGGCAGAGGCCGAGGCAGATGGTGGTGCGCGCCAAGGCCAAGGAGATCGCTTTTGATCAGACCTCCAGGTCCTCTCTCCAGTCTGGCGTTGAGAAGCTTGCCAATGCCGTCGGTGTCACCCTTGGGCCCCGAG GGAGGAATGTTGTGTTGGATGAATTTGGAAACCCTAAGGTGGTTAACGATGGGGTTACAATTGCTCGCGCTATTGAGCTTGCTGATCCCATGGAGAATGCAGGTGCAGCCTTGATACGGGAG GTTGCAAGCAAGACAAATGACACAGCGGGTGACGGCACCAGTACTGCATCAGTTCTTGCCCGTGAAATCATTAACTTTGGTTTACTAAGTGTAACGTCTGGTGCAAATCCTGTTAATATCAAGAAGGGAATTGACAAGACTGTGCAGGGGCTAGTTGAGGAGCTTGAAAGGAAAGCTCGGCCTGTTAAAGGACGTGGTGATATTAAAG CTGTTGCCTCTATCTCTTCTGGCAATGATGAGTTTGTGGGCGACATGATTGCTGATGCGATTGATAAAGTCGGCCCTGATGGTGTTTTGTCTATTGAGTCTTCATCATCATTTGAGACAACTGTTGAGGTTGAGGAAGGAATGGAG ATTGACAGAGGTTATGTTTCCCCACAATTTGTCACGAACCCTGAGAAGTTGACTGTGGAATTTGAAATTGCCAAAGTTCTAGTGACCGATCAAAAGATTTCAACAATAAAAGAAATTATTCCTTTGTTGGAGAAGACAACACAATTGAGAGCTCCTCTGCTCATAATTGCTGAGGATGTAACCGGGGAAGCTTTGGCAACCCTTGTTGTGAATAAGCTTCGGGGTGTTCTCAATGTTGCTGCGATCAAGGCACCTGGTTTTGGTGAGAGAAGGAAGGCGATTCTTCAAGATATTGCAATTCTGACAG GTGCTGAGTTCCAGGCCAAAGATCTTGGTATGTTGATTGAGAACACATCCGTGGAGCAGCTTGGCACAGCAAGGAAGGTCATTATCTCTCAGAACTCTACAACCATCATTGCAGATACGGCAACAAAAGATGAGATCCACGCCAGAATTGCCCAGTTAAAGAAAGAGCTCGCAGAGACAGACTCAGTTTATGATTCCGAGAAGCTGGCTGAAAGAATTGCAAAACTCTCTGGTGGTGTGGCAGTTATAAAAGTTGGTGCCGCAACAGAGACGGAGCTTGAGGACCGCAAGCTCCGGATTGAAGATGCCAAGAATGCTACATTTGCAGCTATAGAAGAGGGGATCGTACCTGGTGGTGGTGCTGCACTTGTTCACCTGTCCACTAGTGTTCCTGCCATCAAGGACAAGTTGGAAGACCCGGATGAGCGCCTGGGCGCTGACATTGTGCAGAAA GCACTAGTAGCACCTTCAGCTTTGATAGCTCATAACGCTGGAGTGGAGGGTGAGGTTGTGGTGGAGAAGATCAGGGACAGCGAGTGGGAGGTTGGCTACAATGCAATGACTGACAAGTTTGAGAATCTGGTAGAAGCTGGGGTCATTGACCCTGCAAAGGTGACCAGATGTGCGCTACAGAATGCTGCCTCGGTGGCTGGAATGGTCCTAACAACGCAGGCCATTGTGGTGGAGAAGCCGAAGCCAAAGGCTCCTGCTGCTGCGCCACCCCAAGGCCTTGCCATTTGA
- the LOC105055576 gene encoding OVARIAN TUMOR DOMAIN-containing deubiquitinating enzyme 12 isoform X3, whose product MIMYEQDSDVLCWGLDILHGDPFSNTGYCGGITQHDASFYDSCYVGEEATGPSHADEEHLQASVLAQDWFGPSMRNYSSGNEDGQEEADEMEPSSSCSSPGEYSYEGEDWSLELTDDFSDIDGEVGKRLNQMVPIPHIPRINGEIPSVDEATSDHQRLIDRLQLYDLVELKVQGDGNCQFRALSDQFYRTPEHHKFVRQQVVNQLKSHPEIYEGYVPMAYGDYLKKLSKSGEWGDHVTLQAAADSYGVKIFVITSFKDTCYIEILPNVQKSKRVIFLSFWAEVHYNSIYPEGDLPTSETKKKKRWWHFGNKH is encoded by the exons ATGATTATGTACGAGCAAGATTCTGACGTTCTCTGTTGGGGTCTTGATATTCTTCATGGTGATCCATTTTCAAACACTGGGTATTGTGGAGGAATTACTCAACATGATGCCAGCTTTTATGATAGCTGTTATGTCGGAGAAG AAGCAACTGGACCTTCGCATGCAGATGAAGAACATTTGCAAGCATCTGTTCTGGCACAAGATTGGTTTGGTCCATCAATGAGAAACTATAGTTCAG GGAATGAAGATGGTCAGGAAGAGGCAGATGAGATGGAACCCTCCAGTTCATGTTCAAGTCCTGGGGAATACTCATATGAAGGGGAGGATTGGTCATTAGAGCTCACAGATGACTTTTCTGACATAGATGGTGAAGTAGGCAAGAGGTTGAATCAGATGGTTCCCATTCCT CATATACCGAGAATCAATGGAGAAATTCCTTCTGTTGATGAAGCTACTTCAGATCATCAAAGGCTTATAGACAG GTTGCAACTGTATGATTTGGTTGAGCTAAAGGTTCAAGGAGATGGTAACTGTCAG TTTCGAGCTCTGTCTGATCAATTTTACCGTACCCCTGAACACCACAAGTTTGTGAGGCAGCAAGTTGTTAATCAG CTGAAGTCTCACCCTGAGATCTACGAGGGATATGTTCCCATGGCATATGGTGACTATTTGAAAAAGCTTTCTAA GAGTGGGGAATGGGGTGATCATGTCACGTTACAGGCTGCTGCAGATTCA TACGGCGttaaaatttttgttataacatcaTTCAAGGATACCTGCTATATTGAGATTCTGCCAAATGTGCAGAAATCTAAACGAG TAATATTCTTGAGCTTTTGGGCTGAGGTGCACTACAATTCCATTTATCCTGAAGGGG ATCTACCAACATCGGAaaccaagaagaagaaaaggtggTGGCACTTTGGAAACAAGCATTAG
- the LOC105055576 gene encoding OVARIAN TUMOR DOMAIN-containing deubiquitinating enzyme 12 isoform X1, whose translation MIMYEQDSDVLCWGLDILHGDPFSNTGYCGGITQHDASFYDSCYVGEGNTGTDRTTIENDEIIAHALQEEFSQLAVAEATGPSHADEEHLQASVLAQDWFGPSMRNYSSGNEDGQEEADEMEPSSSCSSPGEYSYEGEDWSLELTDDFSDIDGEVGKRLNQMVPIPHIPRINGEIPSVDEATSDHQRLIDRLQLYDLVELKVQGDGNCQFRALSDQFYRTPEHHKFVRQQVVNQLKSHPEIYEGYVPMAYGDYLKKLSKSGEWGDHVTLQAAADSYGVKIFVITSFKDTCYIEILPNVQKSKRVIFLSFWAEVHYNSIYPEGDLPTSETKKKKRWWHFGNKH comes from the exons ATGATTATGTACGAGCAAGATTCTGACGTTCTCTGTTGGGGTCTTGATATTCTTCATGGTGATCCATTTTCAAACACTGGGTATTGTGGAGGAATTACTCAACATGATGCCAGCTTTTATGATAGCTGTTATGTCGGAGAAGGTAATACTGGCACAGACCGTACTACTATAGAGAATGATGAGATTATTGCACATGCTCTTCAAGAAGAATTTTCACAACTTGCTGTTGCAGAAGCAACTGGACCTTCGCATGCAGATGAAGAACATTTGCAAGCATCTGTTCTGGCACAAGATTGGTTTGGTCCATCAATGAGAAACTATAGTTCAG GGAATGAAGATGGTCAGGAAGAGGCAGATGAGATGGAACCCTCCAGTTCATGTTCAAGTCCTGGGGAATACTCATATGAAGGGGAGGATTGGTCATTAGAGCTCACAGATGACTTTTCTGACATAGATGGTGAAGTAGGCAAGAGGTTGAATCAGATGGTTCCCATTCCT CATATACCGAGAATCAATGGAGAAATTCCTTCTGTTGATGAAGCTACTTCAGATCATCAAAGGCTTATAGACAG GTTGCAACTGTATGATTTGGTTGAGCTAAAGGTTCAAGGAGATGGTAACTGTCAG TTTCGAGCTCTGTCTGATCAATTTTACCGTACCCCTGAACACCACAAGTTTGTGAGGCAGCAAGTTGTTAATCAG CTGAAGTCTCACCCTGAGATCTACGAGGGATATGTTCCCATGGCATATGGTGACTATTTGAAAAAGCTTTCTAA GAGTGGGGAATGGGGTGATCATGTCACGTTACAGGCTGCTGCAGATTCA TACGGCGttaaaatttttgttataacatcaTTCAAGGATACCTGCTATATTGAGATTCTGCCAAATGTGCAGAAATCTAAACGAG TAATATTCTTGAGCTTTTGGGCTGAGGTGCACTACAATTCCATTTATCCTGAAGGGG ATCTACCAACATCGGAaaccaagaagaagaaaaggtggTGGCACTTTGGAAACAAGCATTAG
- the LOC105055576 gene encoding OVARIAN TUMOR DOMAIN-containing deubiquitinating enzyme 12 isoform X2: protein MIMYEQDSDVLCWGLDILHGDPFSNTGYCGGITQHDASFYDSCYVGEGNTGTDRTTIENDEIIAHALQEEFSQLAVAEATGPSHADEEHLQASVLAQDWFGPSMRNYSSGNEDGQEEADEMEPSSSCSSPGEYSYEGEDWSLELTDDFSDIDGEVGKRLNQMVPIPHIPRINGEIPSVDEATSDHQRLIDRLQLYDLVELKVQGDGNCQFRALSDQFYRTPEHHKFVRQQVVNQLKSHPEIYEGYVPMAYGDYLKKLSKSGEWGDHVTLQAAADSYGVKIFVITSFKDTCYIEILPNVQKSKRVAILGLYQQSMQLIETENLLPSLFLHWNDI from the exons ATGATTATGTACGAGCAAGATTCTGACGTTCTCTGTTGGGGTCTTGATATTCTTCATGGTGATCCATTTTCAAACACTGGGTATTGTGGAGGAATTACTCAACATGATGCCAGCTTTTATGATAGCTGTTATGTCGGAGAAGGTAATACTGGCACAGACCGTACTACTATAGAGAATGATGAGATTATTGCACATGCTCTTCAAGAAGAATTTTCACAACTTGCTGTTGCAGAAGCAACTGGACCTTCGCATGCAGATGAAGAACATTTGCAAGCATCTGTTCTGGCACAAGATTGGTTTGGTCCATCAATGAGAAACTATAGTTCAG GGAATGAAGATGGTCAGGAAGAGGCAGATGAGATGGAACCCTCCAGTTCATGTTCAAGTCCTGGGGAATACTCATATGAAGGGGAGGATTGGTCATTAGAGCTCACAGATGACTTTTCTGACATAGATGGTGAAGTAGGCAAGAGGTTGAATCAGATGGTTCCCATTCCT CATATACCGAGAATCAATGGAGAAATTCCTTCTGTTGATGAAGCTACTTCAGATCATCAAAGGCTTATAGACAG GTTGCAACTGTATGATTTGGTTGAGCTAAAGGTTCAAGGAGATGGTAACTGTCAG TTTCGAGCTCTGTCTGATCAATTTTACCGTACCCCTGAACACCACAAGTTTGTGAGGCAGCAAGTTGTTAATCAG CTGAAGTCTCACCCTGAGATCTACGAGGGATATGTTCCCATGGCATATGGTGACTATTTGAAAAAGCTTTCTAA GAGTGGGGAATGGGGTGATCATGTCACGTTACAGGCTGCTGCAGATTCA TACGGCGttaaaatttttgttataacatcaTTCAAGGATACCTGCTATATTGAGATTCTGCCAAATGTGCAGAAATCTAAACGAG TGGCAATTCTGGGGCTTTATCAGCAATCTATGCAGCTCATAGAAACTGAAAATTTGCTGCCATCTTTATTCCTTCACTGGAATGACATTTAA
- the LOC105055577 gene encoding serine/threonine-protein kinase PCRK1 isoform X1 has translation MPVACRSQSILCFENCRRSQGKWSSRVFAKIIGEEEISGDLYTAAMKCFPFPNGLKKSEILSTFSASARSNSTTSTDRDVRRSGSEFNSWNVSDMSADSLGRCQYPSFSQRPSDLRVFTFSELRTATRNFSRSLMVGEGGFGCVYRGTIKSSEDPNMRLEIAVKQLNRKGLQGHKEWLTEVNVLGVVEHPNLVKLVGYCADDDERGIQRLLVYEYMPNKSVEDHLSPRSTTTLTWPMRLKVAIDAARGLKYLHEDMDFQIIFRDFKTSNILLDEHWNAKLSDFGLARHGPSEGLSHVSTAVVGTAGYAAPEYMRTGHLTAKSDVWSYGVVLYELITGRRPLDRNRPKSEQKLLEWVKPYISDVKKFRLILDPRLEGQYSLKSATKLGSVANRCLVRNPKSRPKMSEVLEMVQRIVESMETGAPQPPLKSSISEEETSGTRKKRGLNLKRRIVDWKMGEGMRLVWQGWTPKLVRTH, from the exons ATGCCCGTCGCTTGTCGATCCCAGAGCATTCTGTGCTTTGAGAATTGTCGAAGATCTCAAGGAAAGTGGAGTTCTCGGGTCTTCGCTAAAATAATTGGAGAAG AAGAAATATCAGGGGACCTTTATACTGCTGCCATGAAGTGTTTTCCTTTTCCAAATGGACTTAAGAAGAGTGAGATCCTTTCCACATTCTCTGCATCAGCACGGTCTAACAGTACCACGTCGACTGACCGTGATGTGAGGAGATCAGGGTCTGAGTTCAACTCTTGGAATGTTTCAGACATGAGCGCTGACTCCCTTGGGAGGTGTCAGTACCCTAGCTTCTCCCAGAGGCCAAGTGATCTTAGGGTGTTTACATTTTCAGAATTAAGGACTGCTACAAGGAATTTCAGCCGTTCACTGATGGTCGGTGAAGGTGGATTTGGATGTGTTTACAGGGGCACAATTAAGAGCTCTGAAGATCCAAATATGAGGCTCGAGATTGCTGTTAAACAACTAAATCGCAAAGGGCTGCAG GGGCACAAAGAATGGTTGACAGAAGTGAATGTTCTTGGGGTAGTTGAACATCCAAATCTTGTCAAATTAGTAGGCTATTGTGCTGATGATGATGAAAGAGGAATACAAAGACTTCTTGTATATGAATATATGCCTAACAAAAGTGTAGAGGATCATTTGTCacctcgatcaactacaactctTACATGGCCTATGCGGTTAAAAGTAGCGATTGATGCGGCTCGCGGCTTGAAGTACTTGCATGAAGATATGGATTTTCAG ATCATTTTTCGAGATTTCAAAACATCCAACATTCTCTTGGATGAGCACTGGAATGCAAAATTGTCTGACTTTGGCTTGGCTAGACATGGACCATCAGAAGGATTAAGTCATGTTTCAACAGCG GTTGTAGGAACTGCTGGCTATGCAGCTCCGGAATACATGCGAACCGGTCATCTCACTGCCAAGAGTGACGTATGGAGCTATGGTGTTGTCCTTTATGAGCTTATTACAGGTCGTCGCCCACTTGATAGAAACCGCCCAAAAAGTGAGCAGAAACTTTTGGAATGGGTCAAGCCCTACATATCTGATGTCAAGAAGTTCCGACTTATCCTAGATCCAAGGCTAGAAGGACAGTATTCCTTGAAATCTGCAACCAAGCTTGGCTCTGTGGCAAATAGATGCCTAGTGAGAAATCCCAAGTCTAGGCCCAAGATGAGCGAGGTGTTGGAGATGGTGCAAAGGATTGTAGAAAGCATGGAGACTGGAGCTCCGCAACCTCCCCTGAAAAGTTCCATTTCAGAAGAAGAAACTTCAGGAACAAGGAAAAAGAGAGGATTAAACCTAAAGAGAAGGATTGTGGATTGGAAAATGGGAGAAGGAATGCGGTTGGTGTGGCAGGGATGGACTCCGAAACTTGTCAGGACACATTGA
- the LOC105055577 gene encoding serine/threonine-protein kinase PCRK1 isoform X2 codes for MKCFPFPNGLKKSEILSTFSASARSNSTTSTDRDVRRSGSEFNSWNVSDMSADSLGRCQYPSFSQRPSDLRVFTFSELRTATRNFSRSLMVGEGGFGCVYRGTIKSSEDPNMRLEIAVKQLNRKGLQGHKEWLTEVNVLGVVEHPNLVKLVGYCADDDERGIQRLLVYEYMPNKSVEDHLSPRSTTTLTWPMRLKVAIDAARGLKYLHEDMDFQIIFRDFKTSNILLDEHWNAKLSDFGLARHGPSEGLSHVSTAVVGTAGYAAPEYMRTGHLTAKSDVWSYGVVLYELITGRRPLDRNRPKSEQKLLEWVKPYISDVKKFRLILDPRLEGQYSLKSATKLGSVANRCLVRNPKSRPKMSEVLEMVQRIVESMETGAPQPPLKSSISEEETSGTRKKRGLNLKRRIVDWKMGEGMRLVWQGWTPKLVRTH; via the exons ATGAAGTGTTTTCCTTTTCCAAATGGACTTAAGAAGAGTGAGATCCTTTCCACATTCTCTGCATCAGCACGGTCTAACAGTACCACGTCGACTGACCGTGATGTGAGGAGATCAGGGTCTGAGTTCAACTCTTGGAATGTTTCAGACATGAGCGCTGACTCCCTTGGGAGGTGTCAGTACCCTAGCTTCTCCCAGAGGCCAAGTGATCTTAGGGTGTTTACATTTTCAGAATTAAGGACTGCTACAAGGAATTTCAGCCGTTCACTGATGGTCGGTGAAGGTGGATTTGGATGTGTTTACAGGGGCACAATTAAGAGCTCTGAAGATCCAAATATGAGGCTCGAGATTGCTGTTAAACAACTAAATCGCAAAGGGCTGCAG GGGCACAAAGAATGGTTGACAGAAGTGAATGTTCTTGGGGTAGTTGAACATCCAAATCTTGTCAAATTAGTAGGCTATTGTGCTGATGATGATGAAAGAGGAATACAAAGACTTCTTGTATATGAATATATGCCTAACAAAAGTGTAGAGGATCATTTGTCacctcgatcaactacaactctTACATGGCCTATGCGGTTAAAAGTAGCGATTGATGCGGCTCGCGGCTTGAAGTACTTGCATGAAGATATGGATTTTCAG ATCATTTTTCGAGATTTCAAAACATCCAACATTCTCTTGGATGAGCACTGGAATGCAAAATTGTCTGACTTTGGCTTGGCTAGACATGGACCATCAGAAGGATTAAGTCATGTTTCAACAGCG GTTGTAGGAACTGCTGGCTATGCAGCTCCGGAATACATGCGAACCGGTCATCTCACTGCCAAGAGTGACGTATGGAGCTATGGTGTTGTCCTTTATGAGCTTATTACAGGTCGTCGCCCACTTGATAGAAACCGCCCAAAAAGTGAGCAGAAACTTTTGGAATGGGTCAAGCCCTACATATCTGATGTCAAGAAGTTCCGACTTATCCTAGATCCAAGGCTAGAAGGACAGTATTCCTTGAAATCTGCAACCAAGCTTGGCTCTGTGGCAAATAGATGCCTAGTGAGAAATCCCAAGTCTAGGCCCAAGATGAGCGAGGTGTTGGAGATGGTGCAAAGGATTGTAGAAAGCATGGAGACTGGAGCTCCGCAACCTCCCCTGAAAAGTTCCATTTCAGAAGAAGAAACTTCAGGAACAAGGAAAAAGAGAGGATTAAACCTAAAGAGAAGGATTGTGGATTGGAAAATGGGAGAAGGAATGCGGTTGGTGTGGCAGGGATGGACTCCGAAACTTGTCAGGACACATTGA